The Acropora muricata isolate sample 2 unplaced genomic scaffold, ASM3666990v1 scaffold_712, whole genome shotgun sequence genome window below encodes:
- the LOC136906362 gene encoding uncharacterized protein — MQVDITGVSALEDLQFLGDTSYTILDDSVMVSRSSSVSSRSSVEESEDELSFPLNDVLLAEALRDLNHHKDLDEIESDSEEEQSLCEADLEDLEEDWGLDELDASFIQEFPPDSSTEEKQQQLANIQVEESPAVEANKTTRSVMTQTGQKNRTKPSVPKHVAEYGLHQKLTRRYEEGHYQEELGLIKGTKIICSLDLLLQQLGGNCKHPGCIFETVVDYTLCGTSAMISWKCLARHIGKFCTSGQVNNVMSNNLQAAAAVLLSGNNFAKVEKFASFMGLSFISPSTFYRVQKLYCLPAIDEWWGWMRGELLVELQNEELVVSGDGQCDSPGYSAKNLCYYLMEVVSEYILEVDVMDKRHVGMKSSTMETRALKNALERLKNVAKVTEVCTDASSSIKKLVGCCH; from the exons ATGCAAGTTGACATTACTGGTGTTAGTGCATTAGAGGATCTTCAATTTTTGGGAGACACCTCATACACAATTCTTGATGATTCTGTGATGGTATCAAGAAGCTCTAGTGTTTCCAGCAGATCATCAGTGGAAGAAAGTGAAGACGAGCTGTCATTTcctctcaatga TGTACTACTCGCTGAAGCACTGCGTGATCTGAATCACCATAAAGATTTGGATGAGATTGAGAGTGACAGTGAAGAAGAACAGTCTTTATG CGAAGCAGATCTTGAAGACCTTGAGGAAGACTGGGGACTGGACGAGCTGGATGCTAGCTTTATTCAGGAATTTCCTCCCGATTCATCTACTGAAGAAAAGCAGCAACAACTTGCAAACATCCAAGTAGAGGAGTCGCCAGCTGTGGAGGCTAATAAAACAACAAGGTCTGTTATGACCCAGACAGGGCAAAAAAACAGGACCAAACCTTCTGTCCCAAAGCATGTCGCAGAATATGGACTTCATCAAAAGTTAACAAGGAGGTATGAGGAAGGGCACTACCAAGAAGAACTGGGACTTATTAAGGGAACAAAAATTATCTGCTCTTTGGACCTCTTGCTCCAGCAGTTGGGAGGAAACTGCAAGCACCCAGGCTGTATTTTTGAGACAGTGGTTGATTATACTTTGTGTGGCACCAGTGCCATGATCAGCTGGAAGTGCCTTGCTCGTCACATTGGTAAATTTTGCACTTCAGGACAGGTGAACAATGTCATGTCAAATAACCTTCAAGCTGCTGCAGCTGTTTTGTTGTCTGGCAACAACTTTGCAAAAGTAGAAAAATTTGCCAGTTTTATGGGGCTTTCATTCATTTCTCCTTCAACATTCTACAGAGTACAGAAGTTGTACTGCTTACCTGCTATAGATGAATGGTGGGGGTGGATGAGAGGAGAGCTTCTGGTAGAGTTACAAAATGAAGAATTGGTTGTAAGTGGTGATGGTCAATGTGATTCGCCAGGCTATTCTGCAAAGAATCTGTGTTACTACCTAATGGAAGTTGTATCAGAGTATATTTTGGAGGTGGATGTTATGGATAAGCGTCATGTTGGCATGAAGTCAAGCACCATGGAGACGAGAGCTCTTAAAAATGCACTGGAAAGGCTAAAAAATGTAGCCAAGGTCACAGAAGTCTGCACTGATGCCTCCTCATCAATAAAGAAACTTGTAG GTTGCTGCCATTAA
- the LOC136906434 gene encoding uncharacterized protein gives MSEASEASEDSIKNHNKLMRFFTGFDSYETFSMVLDFLEWDAASQLNYKNNERSECNSRSRPERSRTLRTENEFFMVLCRLKVGLLVEDIAARFGVCQSYVSEIINTWIKFMYFRFKEVDIFPSRHIVHLHKPKCFAKKYSSTTLIIDATEIYITQPSNPEAQQLTFSSYKNSNTLKALVGIIPKGSIAFVSTLFGGSISDKEITLRSGLVEKLKYGDCIMADRGFNIQDMLASKGVSVNVPPFMNESGQFEERQLLETRRIETLRIHVERAIERIKNYHILDFVPITLCKNGIIDMIFFVCAMLTNFQPPLVEDC, from the coding sequence ATGTCAGAGGCTTCAGAGGCTTCAGAGGATAGTATCAAGAACCATAACAAATTGATGAGATTCTTCACAGGATTTGATAGCTATGAAACTTTCTCAATGGTCCTAGATTTTCTAGAATGGGATGCTGCAAGTCAACTTAACTACAAGAACAATGAAAGGTCAGAATGCAATTCTAGATCAAGACCTGAACGTAGCAGAACTTTAAGAactgaaaatgaattttttatgGTACTGTGCAGATTAAAAGTTGGTCTATTAGTGGAAGATATTGCAGCCAGGTTTGGTGTTTGTCAGAGCTATGTGTCAGAGATCATTAACACATGGATTAAGTTTATGTACTTTAGATTCAAAGAAGTTGATATTTTTCCTTCTCGTCATATTGTCCACCTTCACAAGCCTAAATGCTTTGCTAAAAAGTACTCCAGCACAACTCTGATTATTGATGCTACTGAAATTTATATTACACAGCCATCAAACCCAGAGGCCCAACAGCTTACCTTCTCTTCTTACAAGAATAGCAACACACTCAAAGCTCTTGTTGGTATTATACCTAAGGGGAGCATTGCCTTTGTGTCAACTCTTTTTGGCGGAAGCATCTCTGACAAAGAAATCACTTTAAGGTCTGGTCTAGTTGAGAAACTAAAGTATGGAGATTGTATCATGGCTGACAGGGGATTTAACATACAAGACATGCTTGCCAGTAAAGGTGTTTCTGTCAATGTCCCACCTTTCATGAATGAGTCAGGACAGTTTGAGGAAAGACAACTTCTTGAAACTAGAAGAATTGAAACCTTAAGGATCCATGTGGAAAGAGCTATTGAAAGGATTAAGAACTATCATATTCTAGATTTTGTCCCCATCACTTTGTGTAAAAATGGTATAattgacatgattttttttgtctgtgcAATGTTAACTAATTTTCAACCACCACTGGTGGAAGACTGCTGA